In one Buchnera aphidicola (Uroleucon sonchi) genomic region, the following are encoded:
- a CDS encoding riboflavin synthase subunit alpha — MFTGIVHGIATIIFIEKKKNIYTFTIKIPSCLSKNLKLGDSIACNGCCLTIRDINNSYFICDVIKETLKTTNLGLLSVHDHINIERSVKLGDDISGHIISGHIMTTAKISNIFNVDNNYIIWLELTKQKFMKYLFYKGFICIDGISLTVSNITQNEFCVNIIPHTLFSTTIFKKTISSIMNIEIDFYTQTIVDTTEHLIKQKIKLL, encoded by the coding sequence ATGTTTACAGGTATTGTGCATGGAATAGCTACGATTATTTTTATAGAAAAGAAAAAAAATATTTATACTTTTACCATAAAAATCCCTTCTTGTTTATCTAAAAATCTAAAATTAGGTGATTCCATTGCATGTAACGGATGTTGTTTGACAATTCGAGATATAAATAATTCTTATTTTATATGCGATGTTATTAAAGAAACATTAAAAACTACTAATTTAGGATTGCTTTCTGTTCACGATCATATAAATATTGAAAGATCAGTAAAACTTGGAGATGATATTAGTGGTCATATAATATCAGGTCATATTATGACTACTGCAAAAATTTCTAATATATTTAATGTCGATAATAATTATATAATATGGCTAGAATTAACAAAACAAAAATTCATGAAATATCTTTTTTATAAAGGATTTATTTGTATTGATGGTATTAGTCTAACCGTTAGTAATATTACTCAAAATGAGTTTTGTGTTAATATAATACCACATACTTTATTTTCTACAACAATCTTTAAAAAAACAATAAGTAGTATTATGAATATTGAAATTGATTTTTATACCCAAACAATTGTGGATACAACAGAACATCTAATAAAACAAAAAATTAAATTATTATAA
- the nth gene encoding endonuclease III, with protein sequence MNKEKRYKILSLFQMKYPNPATELIFSSSFELLLSVILSAQSTDAIVNKVTKKLFRIANTPEKILLLGEKGLKYYIKSIGLYNIKSSNIIHTSFLILTKYNGYVPNNRIELESLPGVGRKTANIILNILFNKKTIAVDTHVFRVSNRTNFATGKNVQEVEKKLIKVVPSIFKLSVHSWFILHGKYICTARKIQCNICLIFELCEFKKK encoded by the coding sequence ATGAATAAAGAAAAACGTTATAAAATTTTATCATTATTTCAAATGAAATATCCTAATCCTGCAACAGAGCTTATTTTTTCTTCTAGTTTTGAATTATTATTGTCTGTCATCTTATCTGCTCAATCTACTGATGCAATTGTGAATAAAGTTACTAAAAAATTATTTCGAATAGCAAATACTCCTGAAAAAATTTTATTGTTAGGCGAAAAAGGTCTTAAGTATTATATTAAAAGTATTGGATTATATAATATTAAATCATCTAATATAATTCATACTTCTTTTTTAATATTAACTAAATATAATGGATATGTTCCCAATAATCGTATCGAATTGGAATCTTTACCTGGAGTTGGAAGAAAAACTGCAAATATTATTTTAAATATACTATTTAACAAAAAAACTATTGCTGTAGACACTCATGTATTTAGAGTATCAAATCGTACTAATTTTGCTACAGGTAAAAATGTTCAAGAAGTTGAAAAAAAATTAATTAAAGTTGTGCCTAGTATTTTTAAATTATCTGTTCATAGTTGGTTTATTTTGCATGGGAAATATATTTGTACTGCGCGAAAAATTCAATGTAATATATGTTTAATATTTGAATTATGTGAATTTAAAAAAAAATAA
- the priA gene encoding replication restart helicase PriA, translating to MIVKVVLPFSIRQHFKYIIPDFMRPIIGARILVPFNSKDVVGIIIDFYKTNSICQLNLKYAKSLIDTQSLYSPIVLDILIWISKNYHCPVGNLLFSVLPKCLRKTYVLQDMMIKWTITKKGQTLDLNFLKNRKKQLYALQTFRKTSILNSELKKYKLSKFILKKLENKKLCKIDVSNNCVLQDTCHMTMKKKFFLNKKILVIINNILNKKCFISCLLTNITLYNKTKFYLGLIKTVLFNGKQVLILVPYIKYINIIVMFLEKYFNISIYVCHAKLTNKQYFTVWWNIKNSKYSIVIGTNKSIFLPFLKLGLIIILEEHSLKYKNKNQYRYHIRDLGILIAYKTNIPVILDSNTPSLKTLYNILYKKKCLYISFNQYHISDKYNYKIIDLKKDKIKFRLSLTLINSIYENCKNKQVLLIFNKFSLLFYILTCNECSWIFTCFICQENIEINEYCNILFCKFCLIKLEKPKFCYSCGSLSLIIKNIHLEEVKNNIKNIFPNIPLFFLFNKNKIYKNTLNQNPFKISLPNPYIIVTTEEIVENYYFPNVQLIGLICIDHYYFSFHFRSIEYFSQFYQNLDQLTRFKKESLTILIQTSLSDTLHFNKIYNNKYYDFADKLLSIRKNFLLPPWSCQSIIYAESIYSEDNIIFLNLMRKILEKKSYEYNIFLWFIGPYHSVDLKNKKKFCNQLLIECSSRVILNALLNISIDIINIFTISKRVKWFIDIEPN from the coding sequence ATGATTGTGAAAGTTGTTTTACCGTTTTCAATTAGACAACACTTTAAATATATTATACCTGATTTTATGCGTCCCATTATTGGGGCGCGTATTTTAGTGCCATTCAATTCAAAAGATGTTGTAGGTATTATAATTGATTTTTATAAAACTAATAGTATCTGTCAATTAAATTTAAAATATGCTAAATCATTAATTGATACTCAATCTCTTTATAGTCCAATTGTTTTAGATATTTTAATTTGGATTAGCAAAAATTATCATTGTCCTGTTGGAAATTTATTGTTTTCTGTTCTACCAAAATGTTTACGTAAAACTTATGTGTTACAAGATATGATGATAAAATGGACAATAACAAAAAAAGGTCAAACATTAGATTTAAATTTTTTAAAAAATAGAAAAAAACAATTATATGCACTACAAACTTTTAGAAAGACTAGTATATTAAATTCTGAATTAAAAAAATACAAATTATCTAAGTTTATTTTAAAAAAATTAGAAAATAAAAAATTATGCAAAATAGATGTGTCAAATAATTGCGTTTTACAAGATACATGTCATATGACAATGAAAAAAAAATTTTTTTTAAATAAAAAAATATTAGTCATAATTAATAACATTTTAAATAAAAAATGTTTTATCTCGTGTTTATTAACAAATATTACTTTATACAATAAAACAAAATTTTATTTAGGTTTAATTAAAACTGTATTATTTAACGGTAAACAAGTGCTAATATTAGTTCCTTATATTAAATATATTAATATAATTGTTATGTTTTTAGAAAAATATTTTAATATTTCTATATATGTTTGTCATGCTAAATTAACTAATAAACAATATTTTACAGTATGGTGGAATATCAAGAATAGTAAATATTCTATTGTGATTGGAACAAATAAAAGTATTTTTTTACCTTTTTTAAAATTAGGTTTAATTATTATTCTTGAAGAACATAGTTTAAAATACAAAAACAAAAATCAATATAGATATCATATTCGCGATTTAGGGATATTAATAGCTTATAAAACAAATATACCTGTTATTTTAGATTCAAATACTCCTTCATTAAAGACATTATACAATATTTTATATAAAAAAAAATGTTTATATATTAGTTTTAATCAATATCATATTTCTGATAAATATAATTATAAAATTATTGATTTAAAAAAAGATAAAATAAAATTTCGTTTATCTTTGACTCTAATTAATTCAATTTATGAAAACTGCAAAAATAAACAAGTATTATTGATTTTTAATAAATTTAGTTTGTTATTTTATATTTTGACATGCAATGAATGTTCGTGGATATTTACATGTTTTATATGCCAAGAAAATATAGAAATAAATGAATATTGTAATATTTTATTCTGTAAATTTTGTTTAATTAAGTTAGAAAAACCAAAATTTTGTTATTCTTGCGGGAGTTTATCTTTAATAATTAAAAATATTCATTTAGAAGAAGTAAAAAATAATATAAAAAATATTTTTCCAAATATTCCATTATTTTTTCTATTTAATAAAAATAAAATTTATAAAAATACATTGAATCAGAATCCTTTTAAAATTTCTTTACCTAATCCTTATATTATTGTAACAACAGAAGAAATTGTAGAAAATTATTATTTTCCTAACGTGCAATTAATTGGTTTAATTTGTATTGATCATTATTATTTTTCGTTTCATTTTCGTTCTATAGAATATTTTTCACAATTTTATCAAAATTTAGATCAATTAACTCGATTTAAAAAAGAATCTTTAACAATCTTGATACAAACATCATTGTCAGATACTTTACATTTTAATAAAATATATAATAATAAGTATTATGATTTTGCTGATAAATTGCTATCTATAAGAAAAAATTTTTTACTGCCACCTTGGAGTTGCCAAAGTATTATTTATGCTGAAAGCATATATTCTGAAGATAATATTATTTTTTTAAATTTAATGCGTAAAATCTTAGAAAAAAAATCCTATGAATATAATATTTTTTTATGGTTTATAGGTCCTTATCATTCTGTAGATCTGAAAAATAAAAAAAAATTTTGTAATCAATTATTAATCGAATGTTCTTCACGTGTTATTTTAAATGCTTTATTAAATATTTCTATTGATATAATCAATATTTTTACTATTTCAAAACGTGTAAAATGGTTTATAGATATTGAACCTAATTAA
- the tyrS gene encoding tyrosine--tRNA ligase, with amino-acid sequence MSQFNLIERLRDRNLVSYISHENSLNEILQNNSISLYCGFDPTDNSLHIGHLLPLITLRRFQISGHKPIALIGGATSLIGDPSFKKKERIFCSKNSINLWTEQISKQISYFLDFNCGDKSAVLLNNNMWFNEINILTFLRDVGKHFSINTMINRTAVKQRIIRPDQGISFTEFSYNLLQAYDFFILHQKYKVLLQIGGADQWGNISSGMHLIYRKNRKKVFGLTIPLLIQSNGIKFGKTESGTIWLNSDKTSPYKFYQFWMNIDDSNVYYFLKMFTFLDILEINQREKERHIGNNIIYDKSCLAKSITELVHGKENLLSVERITNFLFSKKNIHIKESDFDQLKQDGIPSEQAHNIKDLQDALVLTGLAKSRTQAKNMIISDSISINRQKIRKNHIFNNQDKFFGKFTLLSRGKKNHSLLCW; translated from the coding sequence ATGAGTCAATTTAATTTAATTGAAAGATTACGTGATAGAAATTTAGTATCATATATTTCGCATGAAAATAGTTTAAACGAAATACTTCAAAATAACTCTATTTCACTTTATTGTGGTTTTGATCCTACAGATAATAGTTTACATATTGGTCATCTTTTGCCTTTGATTACTTTAAGAAGATTTCAAATATCCGGTCATAAACCTATAGCCCTAATAGGTGGTGCTACCAGTTTAATTGGTGATCCGAGTTTTAAGAAAAAAGAGCGTATTTTTTGTTCTAAAAATAGTATTAATTTATGGACAGAACAAATTAGTAAACAAATTTCTTATTTTTTAGATTTTAACTGCGGAGATAAAAGTGCAGTTTTATTAAACAATAATATGTGGTTCAATGAAATTAATATTTTAACTTTTTTACGTGATGTCGGAAAACATTTTTCGATTAATACTATGATTAATCGAACTGCAGTTAAACAAAGAATAATTAGACCTGATCAAGGTATTTCATTTACAGAATTTTCTTATAATTTATTACAAGCATATGATTTTTTTATTTTACATCAGAAATATAAAGTGTTACTCCAAATTGGAGGAGCAGATCAATGGGGTAATATTTCTTCTGGTATGCATTTGATTTATCGCAAAAACCGAAAAAAAGTTTTTGGTTTAACTATCCCACTTTTAATTCAATCTAATGGAATTAAATTTGGAAAAACAGAATCTGGAACTATATGGTTAAATTCTGATAAAACTAGTCCTTATAAATTTTATCAATTTTGGATGAATATAGATGATTCTAATGTTTATTATTTTTTAAAAATGTTTACTTTTTTAGATATTTTAGAAATTAATCAAAGAGAGAAAGAAAGGCATATTGGAAATAATATTATTTATGACAAATCTTGTCTTGCAAAAAGTATTACTGAATTAGTTCATGGAAAAGAAAATTTATTATCCGTTGAACGTATCACTAATTTTCTTTTTTCAAAAAAAAATATACATATTAAAGAATCTGATTTCGATCAATTAAAACAAGATGGTATACCATCAGAACAAGCACATAATATAAAAGATTTACAAGACGCATTAGTTTTGACTGGATTAGCAAAGTCTCGAACTCAGGCTAAAAATATGATTATTTCAGATTCTATTTCAATTAATCGACAAAAAATAAGAAAAAATCATATTTTTAATAATCAAGATAAATTTTTTGGCAAGTTTACTTTGTTATCTAGAGGTAAAAAAAATCATTCTTTATTGTGCTGGTAA